In Quercus robur chromosome 11, dhQueRobu3.1, whole genome shotgun sequence, the following proteins share a genomic window:
- the LOC126705663 gene encoding uncharacterized protein LOC126705663 has product MVGDGDGGKRITRYSDFVKVHGLLLTASGLPQSLHFQLFQKLTSETFDGGAHFAIEPTSDGRQRRLLLTSSDFMPKESQVFLVDHAWTFRLSDAYKQLQEVSGLAERMAALMCVDIDLNSNAEEAEEVVDGISHQNGTKLSVFEAMECEIHGAKENGDGAVRWLELEELDIDDDTFLSLDLSSRFPGLLALSLCGNKLENVEIIAREVTKFEQLRALWLNNNPVVKNCDSQLENRVLQGLPRLEIYNSRFTAKFGAWALGFCGGVYGKDNPGSIHEGDHQLESVSSLDLSNRCIHNLISKAFSPVELPSLSYLNIRGNPLEQNSVAVLLEVLKEFPCLRSLEVDIPGPLGESAIDILESLPKLSELNGVNASKILDTGKHVIDSVLQPRLPEWTAEEPVTDRIISAMWLYLMTYRLADEEKIDETSVWYVMDELGSALRHNDEPNFRVAPFLFMPEGNLSSAVSFSILWPTQNVQKGDECTRDFLFGIGEDKQRSARLSAWFHTPQNYFIKEYEKHCQKLQSKSLISPSVQSSTTRSIHHTDGSPLRVYTDLPQVEEFLTRSEFVIISEPKDADIVWTSTQVDEDMKKAAGITDQQYINQFPFEACLVMKHHLAETVHKAYGSPEWLQPTYNLETHLSQLIGDYYVRNRDGLDNLWILKPWNMARTIDTTVTDNLSCIIRHMETGPKICQKYIEHPALFNGKKFDLRYIVLVRSINPLEIFLSDVFWVRLANNQYSLDKHSFFEYETHFTVMNYRGRFSHKNTPEFVTEFEQEHQVKWSEIHLRVRTMIRSVFEAAAAVHPDMHSPKSRAIYGVDVMLDTSFQPKLLEVTYCPDCTRACKYDTEALVGGEIKGRDFFNDVFGCLFLNETTHVSPL; this is encoded by the exons ATGGTTGGGGATGGGGATGGGGGCAAGAGAATAACGAGGTACTCGGACTTCGTGAAAGTTCACGGGCTGTTACTAACGGCGTCAGGGCTACCTCAGTCGCTGCACTTCCAGCTGTTCCAGAAGCTCACCTCGGAGACCTTTGACGGCGGAGCCCACTTCGCAATCGAGCCCACTTCAGATGGCCGTCAAAGGCGTCTCCTACTCACCTCCTCCGACTTCATGCCTAAGGAATCCCAAGTGTTTCTCGTCGACCATGCCTGGACTTTTCGCCTCTCCGATGCCTACAAACAG tTGCAGGAGGTTTCAGGATTGGCTGAGAGGATGGCTGCTTTGATGTGTGTCGATATTGATTTGAATTCCAATGCTGAAGAGGCTGAGGAAGTTGTTGATGGAATTTCACATCAAAATGGTACCAAATTGAGCGTTTTTGAAGCAATGGAATGTGAAATTCATGGTGCAAAAGAGAATGGAGATGGTGCAGTCAGGTGGCTGGAGCTTGAGGAGCTTGACATTGATGATGACACGTTCTTGTCCCTTGATTTATCTAGTAGATTTCCG GGTTTACTTGCACTTAGCTTGTGTGGGAACAAGCTTGAGAATGTGGAAATAATTGCTCGGGAAGTTACTAAATTCGAACAGCTAAGGGCTCTTTGGTTGAACAATAACCCAGTTGTTAAAAATTG TGATAGTCAGCTGGAGAATAGAGTTCTTCAAGGACTGCCAAGACTTGAAATTTACAACTCGCGTTTCACCGCTAAATTTGGTGCTTGGGCATTGGGTTTCTGTGGAGGAGTGTATGGAAAGGATAATCCAGGCAGTATCCATGAGGGTGACCATCAATTGGAGAGTGTTTCCTCTCTTGACCTTTCAAATAGATGTATTCACAATTTGATCAGTAAG GCTTTTTCACCTGTTGAGTTGCCTTCTCTATCATACTTGAATATTCGGGGGAATCCTTTGGAACAGAATTCTGTTGCTGTCTTGTTGGAAGTCCTGAAGGAATTTCCCTGCTTACGGTCTTTGGAG GTGGATATTCCTGGGCCCCTTGGGGAAAGTGCCATAGATATTCTTGAATCTCTTCCTAAGCTTTCTGAACTGAATGGTGTCAATGCATCAAAAATATTAGATACTGGCAAGCATGTGATTGATTCAGTGCTTCAGCCGCGTCTTCCTGAATGGACTGCTGAGGAGCCTGTTACTGATCGCATTATAAGTGCTATGTGGCTATATTTGATGACATATAGGCTTGCAGATGAGGAAAAGATTGATGAAACCTCTGTATG GTATGTGATGGATGAACTAGGTTCAGCATTGCGGCATAATGATGAACCAAATTTCAGGGTGGCTCCTTTTCTCTTCATGCCAGAGGGGAATCTGTCATCAGCTGTGAG CTTTTCTATATTATGGCCAACCCAGAATGTTCAAAAAGGAGATGAATGCACTCGCgattttctttttggtattgGGGAGGACAAACAACGTTCTGCCAGACTTTCAGCTTGGTTCCATACGCCGcagaattattttataaaa GAGTATGAGAAGCACTGTCAGAAGTTGCAATCGAAAAGTTTGATTTCTCCATCTGTACAGTCTTCTACCACTAGAAGTATACATCATACTGATGGGTCTCCTTTACGTGTGTACACTGATTTACCTCAAGTAGAAGAGTTTTTGACACGTTCGGAGTTTGTTATCA TATCTGAACCAAAGGATGCTGATATTGTATGGACAAGTACCCAGGTAGATGAGGATATGAAAAAGGCTGCTGGAATAACAGATCAGCAATATATAAACCAATTTCCTTTCGAGGCTTGTCTTGTCATGAAACATCATTTGGCAGAGACTGTTCATAAG GCCTATGGATCTCCTGAATGGTTGCAGCCTACTTATAATCTTGAAACTCATCTATCTCAACTTATTGGTGACTATTATGTACGCAATAGAGATGGGCTTGACAATCTGTGGATCTTAAAACCTTGGAATATGGCACGAACCATTGATACAACTGTAACTGATAATTTATCCTGCATCATCCGTCATATGGAGACTGGTCCTAAAATATGCCAAAAGTATATTGAACACCCTGCTTTGTTCAATGGGAAGAAGTTTGATCTCCGTTACATAGTATTAGTTCGGAGTATAAACCCTCTAGAAATATTCCTTTCCGACGTTTTCTGG GTTAGATTGGCGAACAACCAATATTCTTTAGACAAGCACAGTTTTTTCGAATATGAGACCCACTTTACTGTCATG AATTATCGTGGGAGGTTTAGTCACAAGAATACACCAGAGTTTGTGACAGAGTTTGAACAGGAACATCAAG TTAAATGGTCGGAGATCCATCTGCGAGTGAGAACAATGATTCGATCAGTCTTCGAGGCTGCTGCTGCAGTACATCCAGATATGCACAGTCCGAAATCAAGGGCTATTTATGGTGTGGATGTCATGCTTGATACCTCTTTCCAGCCAAAGTTACTGGAG GTGACTTATTGTCCCGACTGTACGAGAGCATGTAAGTATGATACCGAAGCTCTAGTTGGAGGAGAAATCAAAGGTCGTGATTTCTTTAATGATGTGTTTGGCTGTCTCTTTCTGAATGAAACTACTCATGTCAGCCCCTTGTAA